The Mercenaria mercenaria strain notata chromosome 8, MADL_Memer_1, whole genome shotgun sequence genome has a segment encoding these proteins:
- the LOC123565888 gene encoding monocarboxylate transporter 6-like, which translates to MSVCYLSTFISVSEAFKDDPRFFLTSLTIGASCGHIAIPMLFEILIAKYFLSGAFILLAGVVMQCLPFGLVMYLLSGKDHDPKQEKVSRPVVCDVLVLKDMVLCTVLINTLLMFMTGNIEALFIVDQLIGKNYSRNKGSVLMSFTGIAAVLGRILASFTVLKCTRWPVINHLVYASVVVAVGHILVLELLNVYTFLVLASLLRGTGFGMFNGLTPAVVFEAAGSEKYPAAMACANVSIGFGDFLSAILGGIVRDAMGNYRMVYYISTGTAVYVATSSLLIAYRIYQNERRKSSELTKEISSKLSYDTLK; encoded by the exons ATGAGTGTTTGCTATTTGTCGACGTTTATCTCTGTAAGTGAGGCATTCAAAGATGACCCTCGATTTTTCTTGACATCCCTTACAATAGGAGCCAGCTGTGGACATATTGCTATACCTATgctgtttgaaatattaataGCAAAATACTTCTTGTCCGGAGCTTTTATACTCTTAGCGGGAGTCGTAATGCAGTGCTTGCCGTTTGGACTTGTAATGTATCTACTCTCGGGAAAAGATCACGATCCAAAACAAGAAAAAGTTTCTCGACCTGTTGTTTGTGATGTTCTAGTTCTGAAAGATATGGTGCTTTGTACAGTTCTTATTAATACTTTGCTGATGTTTATGACAG gAAATATTGAAGCACTTTTCATTGTAGACCAGCTTATTGGTAAAAACTATTCACGTAATAAAGGTTCAGTGCTGATGTCATTCACCGGCATTGCAGCTGTACTTGGGAGAATCCTTGCTAGTTTTACAGTTTTGAAATGTACGAGATGGCCAGTGATAAACCACTTGGTATACGCGTCTGTAGTTGTAGCTGTTGGACACATCCTTGTATTGGAACTTCTAAACGTTTACACGTTTCTGGTTTTGGCAAGCCTTTTACGTGGGACTGGATTTGGAATGTTTAATGGGCTTACGCCGGCAGTAGTTTTTGAAGCAGCGGGATCTGAGAAGTACCCAGCTGCAATGGCATGTGCAAACGTATCAATTGGATTTGGCGACTTTCTTAGCGCTATTTTAGGAG gaATCGTTCGTGATGCTATGGGTAACTACCGTATGGTGTACTATATTTCTACAGGAACAGCTGTTTACGTGGCAACAAGCAGTCTACTTATTGCTTATAGAATTTACCAGAATGAAAGACGAAAGAGTAGTGAACTGACAAAAGAAATTTCTTCGAAATTAAGCTATGACACTCTGAAGTAA